A stretch of DNA from Equus asinus isolate D_3611 breed Donkey chromosome 20, EquAss-T2T_v2, whole genome shotgun sequence:
cttgaggctcagagagagaaagcgacttgcccaggccacacagccagaCTGGCCCTCAACAGCCCGGGACGGGGCATGCAGGAGGCCTGGGGTCACCTGTCCTCATGGGGAACAGGGGAGGGGACGGCCCGGGGTCCCCCCAGGGATGGGGCTGAGACTGGAGGGAGCTGCGCCTGCCTCCCCCAGGCTCGGCGGCCCGCGCGGACATCGTGGGCGGCAGGAAGGCCCGGCGCGGGCAGCTCCCGTTCCTGGCCTCCGTGCAGGACCAGGGGCGCCACGTCTGCGGGGGCGCCCTCATCCACGCCCGCTTCGTGCTCACGGCCGCCAGCTGCTTCCGAAACCGGTGAGGGGGgcgggggtgaggagggggctcTGGGAGGGGGCTCGGGAGGTGGGGGACCCCAGACAGAGGAAGGCAGCCAGGGTGCGGGGTGGGTCTCGACAGGGGAGATGCGGCCGCGGAGGGACCCAGGCCTCCCCTCGGCCACCGGACTGGCCACTCCCCCGTTATTTGCGAGCTTGCCCCCTCCTACCCCGGCCCAAGGCGGGTGCAGAAGGTCTGGGGCTTCCCCGCGAGCCCCCAGGGGCTGCCCCAGCCTggtgcctcccccctccccccgctcCCAGGAACCCCGGGATCAGCGCCGTGGTGCTGGGGGCCTACGACCTGCGGCGGCCGGAGAGCACCAGGCAGACCTTCTCGGTGCGGAGCATCAGCGAGAACGGCTACGACCCCCAGCAGAACCTCAAtgacctgctgctgctggaggtGCGCGGGGGGCTGGGGCGTGGCCAGAGGCGGGGGCCCTGGGCGTGGCTGTGGGCGTGGCTAGAGGCGGTGCCGGGGGCGGAGGGCTGTGGGCGTGGCTAGAGGCGGGGCCCTGGGCGTGGCTAGAGGCGGTGCCGGGGCGGAGGGCTGGGGCGTGGCTAGAGGCGGGGCCTGGGCGTGGCTGTGGGCGTGGCTAGaggcggggccggggctggggagaGGCTAGTGGCGGGGCCGGGGCTAGAGGCGTGGCTGTGGGCGTGGCCGAAGgtggtggggcggggcggggggcggggcgagaGGTGGGGGCGTGGCTGGGCTTGGCTGGAGGCGTGGTGGGGCGCGGCTGTGGGCGGGGCTTGGGCGTGTCCATCAGCCGGCGGAGCTCGCAGATGCAGCCAGGCCGCCCCTCCCGCCGCCTGTAGGTGGGCACCCGGGCTGTATCCATGCGATTGTTGATAGAATCTCGATGGACTTCTTGCACCGCGTTTGCTTGCGGAGTTTCCCGGGGCAGCCGGAGTAGCTGGGCCTCCCCGCCCGCGGAAGTAAAAACTGCCCGTTTGTCCGCATCGTCACTGACACTGGGTTTTAtggctttttaaatgttttcccagCTGTGACGGGGATGGTGCCGTGCAGTTTCGTCTGCGTTTCCCGGAAAAGCCCTTTCCCTTCAGGGTCTTGTCTCCTCCACCCAATCGCTTTCCTGGCGAGAATTAtcgattcttctttttctatggtGGAGGGATGGGAGACCCAGAGAGGTACAGCGACTTGGCCAGGATGGCACAGCCGGGTACCGCCCAAGCTGGCATCTGAACCCAAACCACTGTACAGACCAGAATTCATGTGGCCGCCGCTCTGGGTCCTGGCTGGACCCCATGAGGCTCTGgtccccacttcctccctctcctgacTTGGTTTCCCTCCACAGCTGGACCGGGAGGCGAACCTCACCAGCGGCCTGGCGCTGGTCCCGCTGCCCGCGCAGAATGCCACGGTGGAGGCCGGCACGCGCTGCCAGGTGGCGGGCTGGGGGGCCACACGGAACGGGGGGCGTCTCTCCCGCTTCCCAAGGGTCCTCAATGTCACTGTGATGCCCCCGGACCAATGTCGCCCCAACAGTGTGTGCACCGGCGTCCTCACCCGCCGGGGCGGCATCTGCCAGGTACGGGCCGGGTGGGCCCTGGCACGGGCTCCCCATGGTGGGAGGAGGGGTCGTGAGAGGTAATGAGCTTCCCTGTGGTGGGAGAAAGCAAGCCCGGGATGTGGGCCCCGGAATTAGAATTGGATGTTTCCAAACTTGGAGCGATTTAACTGCGTGAGAAAcagtatttattaaacacctactgtgtgccacgtcctgtgctgggggctggaggcaCAGGGGGAACAAGACGGAGCAGGGCCCGCCCCTGTGGAGCTCCCAgaccccggggtggggggggagtcAGACATGGATCACGGGAGGGGCATGCCCAGGACACCATGATCACGAGGTGGGTGGGGGGGAGGCTGGGGGGCACCTGGTCAGAGCAGCCGCCAGCTCAGGGGTTCCGAGTGGGAGCAGGGCGGGCAGTGCGGCCGGGGGGGGGGATCCCTGACTCGCTGCCACCCGTCCAGGGTGATGGGGGCGGCCCCCTCGTCTGTGATGGTGTGGCGCACGGCGTGGCCTCCTTCTCCCTGGGGCGCTGTGGCAGGGGCCCCGACTTCTTCACCCGCGTGGCGCTCTTCCGGGACTGGATCGACTCTGTTCTGAACTCCACGGCGGCCGAGCGCTGGCCCGAGGGGCCCCCCGCCGAGCCCGTGGGCAGCCTGTGACCTCCCAGGCCCATGCCCGTGGCCTGTGGCCCTTGTGCACCCCCGAAGCCCCCGGCCCGTGTGGCCACGACTCTAATAAACGAGCCATTCCCGTTCTCCTGGCGCCTGACTCTGCTTTGCggggggcagggcggggcaggAGGCGGTGACATCGGTGGCCTCCACCCCAGTGGCCTCTGCTCACTGAATTCACACCGAATTCGCTGAGACCGGGCGCTGTTGTCACCTCGGCCTGGCGGGAGGgcgccaaggctcagagaggccaggtgactcccctgaggtcacacagcacgAGCGGGCTTTGAACCCGCGTCTGTGCGGTTGCAGACGCCCCTCAACACCTGTGGTTCCGGTCGGGAATCTGTGGGGCAAGACAGTCACAGACGACGGAGGACCTGGAGTCACAGATGGCTGACGCGCATAGAAAAGGGCTAAGATTTAAtattaaacaataaatataattacATACAAATAGTATAAAGACATATAATAAATACAATTATATCCTCTACATTCTAGTTTATGGAGCTAAATAAAGCTTTTGTTAGAATAAGCACTtaagtaatatttattattttctatatgttaCTGTTACATTCTATacattttcacatatatttaaaaatatgtaaaatataattagaataaatctaatatataaagagcatctaaaatcaataagaaaaacaatagcAGCCAGGTGGTAACCAGTGGGCGAGGATGTGACCTGAGGTCCACACGGAGGCCCTGCTGGCATGTGGGGAGCCTGAGTGACCCCCCCCAGGGACCCCATGTGTCGGCCGTGGGTGCGAGGGGCTGCCAGCACCGGAGGCACTGGGTCGCCCCTGGGTGGGGCGGATCTGGGGGTGTCTGAGCCAGCAGTACCACTCCAGAAGTCCCCCCGCCCGTCATCGTGCGGAAGGCGAGGGCGTGTGGCCTCAAGGTGCAGAGACTGCAGCCAACCCTCATCCCCAGGAGGGGCCCACAGAGCTCGTGCTGGGTCACCCGGCAGCGGAATATTACACAGCCACAAAAAAGGTCCCGGCCCCAGGTGCTGCCCCAAGGCCCGAGGGGTCTTCACGGCCGGTGGAGACGTGACACCCCAGGGGGGGCAGTGTGTACGTGGGGGACGTTCTCGTCGGCTGGTGGAGCGTCGGGGCCGAGAAAGTGAGTCGGTCTCGTTGGTGGAGGAGGCGGGACGTCCCGATCTCTCCGGTGGGGACTTTGCACACGAACCACACGAGGGCGGCGTGAAATTCAAGGTGAATCGTAGGTTCCAGGAGAGCGAGCGCCAGGGACCCCGACCCGTGGAAGGGGGGTCGCCTGGCTTTGGCTGCTCCAACCTGAGCCCAGGGCCCCCGGTGCCGCCCAGACCAAcgggggagactgaggccccgaGAGGGGGGTGGGCGGCTCAGCAACCCTGACCAACCCAGAGCCCACTTGGAACTTCGAGGGGTCCAGTCTCTCATTGttcagacggggaaactgaggcccagggtgtGAGGTCCCAGAGCACATGGTTTCCCCAGCTCAGAGCCCCCGACGCTGACACAAAaggggtctttttcttttttgaggcgaggaaaaagagacagagacagagacacagagacacagtgacagagagacagagacacagagagacagagacagagacagagagacagagagacagagatggacacGCTCCAGGCTGGGCCCCCCACTCTTCCCACGATGCCGGGCGGGTCCTCCATGGCCCCCACGGCCGTTGCCGGTTGCACCACCCACAGTTGGAGCGGGAAGGAGCCGAGGCCACAGCTTCCAGCCCCACTTCCCCTCGGCCCCAGCCCGACCCCCGTGGCCCCAGAGGGTTCCTCGCGGTCGCAGACCCCAGGGccgccccccagcccccgcccgcACTCGACCCCCAACCCCGACCCCGGCCGCGGGGCGAGGCGCACAGGGAGCAGAGtgctgggaggtggggaccccaggccgccccccacccccgactGGTGACTGACCCCTGACCCTCCAGGGAGGCTCCTGGGGCGCGAGTCCTGCCGGGACGGGCCAGTTATCCAGCGGGGTTTGtggtgtgtgtttctttttccttttccttttcggTTAAAGCTTCACTGAAATGCAGCTCAGGCACCTAGCAGCTCAGGGTCTTCAGTGCAACCATCCCTTCCAcgtaattccagaacattccgTCGCCATCagcatcacccccaccccctccccagcccctggcccccacgagcccgctctctgtctgtggatctgcctgttctggacgtttcatgtCCATGGGGTCACAcgctgtgtgtccttctgtgtctgcttctctccctgagcgtcgtgtgtgcaggtccgtccacgtgcagctgtgtcagggcctcgctcctcttcacGGCTGCGTCGTGCTCCAGCGTGTGTGCGGACACGCATGTGGATCCGTCACCTGTGGATGGTCTGTTCGCTCTCGTTTGTTTAGGTGCGTTAACGCCTGGGAGGCGGGCTGTTCTCATCATGCCCAtgacagacggggaaactgaggctcagggaggtggtgTGTCCCGCCCAGAGTCACAAAGCAGAATCCAAACCCAGGCAGCGGGCACTGGAACCAGGAGGGCAACAGCGGCCCGGACAAGAGCCGGAATGACAAAGGGGTGCCCCATCCCGGGCCGGCCGCCGAGAGGATGAGCAGAGAAGGGGGTCGGGAGTCGTAGCCGTGACAGTGGGGACGATGATGGGGTCGTCCCGAGgcgttaagtgcacacgttccgcttctcggcggcccggggttcgccggttcggatcccgggtgcagacatggcaccgctcatcaagccatgctgtggtaggcgtcccacatataaagtagaggaagatgggcacggatgttagctcagggccagtcttcctcagcaaaaagaggaggattggcagcagttagctcagggctaatcttcctcaaaaaaaaacaaaaaaaagcatttcttttttgtctccaAGTTTCTGTAGGTTTAAACTTCTCACAATAATGAGTGAGTTCaaataaataggtaaaaaatAAACATCTCTGCACCTGGCAACATCGGGTGCGTCACTCTCTGGGGGTCTGTCCTGGGCGCTGTGGGGGGTCGAGCAGCATCCATGGCCCCACCCACTCGATGTCAGGAGGACCCCCAGTGTGACACCCACAGATGTCCCCAAACGTCCCCCGGGGCAGGACGGCCCAGGTGGGCACAGGGAAGCCTGAGGCAGAAGTGGGGCAGAAGGATGTTTCTGGGGGGTCTCAGGAGGGGACGCGGCCTGTGGCCCCCCCGCCTTGCCCCTCCTGTCCCCCAGCCCTGGACGCGCCGGCCCCGTCCCCCTTTGCTGGGACCCCGGGCGTGGGGTGGGCGGGAGCCGCTGCCCACACCTCCTGGGCGAGCGGGGACCCCGAGGCTGGAAGGAGGAAGTGGGGCAACCCCAACGGCCTCCCCGCCCGGGGCTATAAGAGGGGCCGGCAGGCGGAACCCCGGAGCCGCCGACCATGACCtgcagccgccgcccctccggcCCTGCCCTCGCCCCCATCCTGCTGGCCGCACTGCTAGGCGGTGAGTGGGGCTGTGTGTCCATCCGGCCGTCTGTCTGTCTGGGTCCGTGTGACTCTGGGGACATCCACACCTTCACATcccagatggggagactgaggcaggccCGGGGCAGGACTCCAGTTCCTGCTGAGGACAAATGCCTCAAGCGGGGGGACAACGAGAGAAAGGGGGGCCCTGGGTCAgttgactcagtttccccatctgtaaaatgggcaaaacCCTGCCCGTCCCTCGTGGGGTACGGGGGCGGTTAAATAGAACCAGCGACTTCCTGGCCGACGCCTGGCATACAGCAAGCGCTCAATGAGCGCACGTGAACGAATGGATGACGGGTGTCGGGGGAAGAACAGGAGTGAGACCCCCTCGGACCCTCAGCCTCCTGAGGGTTTTCGATGCCTCGGTTTGTCTCTCTGCAAAATGGGTCGCGTCGTCGGGATTTCCCTTTTGCTTCTTCACCCGCCCCCCCGACCTTCGGGGCTGGGCGCCGTCAGAGACAGCGCTAGTGACCACCAGCCCCTCCCGACCCCAGCACCCGCCGTCCCCAGGCCCGACCCCGCGCTCGTCTGCGGATGGGGTGACGGAGGCTCCATGAGGCCCCCGCCCGGGTGGGGTCGCCTGGCGgcgctgccctccctccccctgtgGGGGGCCCGGTGGGGACAGGCCCCGGTGGTCGCTGACGCCCCGTGTCCCCAGGTGCGGCCCGGGCCGCGGAGATCGTGGGCGGGCGGGCAGCTGAGCCCCACTCGCGGCCCTACATGGTGTCGCTGCAGCGGCGCGGGTTTCCCGGCGGCCACTTCTGTGGGGGCACCTTGATCCACCCCCGCTTCGTGCTGACTGCCGCCCACTGCCTGCGGGACATGTGAGTGTTGGGGCGCCCGGGGGGGGCCGGGCGGGGGGGCCGGGCGGGGGGCTGGGTGGCCCGGTGGTCAGTGCCCCGACCCCCCTCAGGAACCCCCTCCTGGTGAGCGTGGTGCTCGGGGTGCATGACCTGCAGGCGTCGGAGCCCACGCAGCAGAGGTTCAGCATCGCCCGCCTGTTCGAGAACAACTACGACCCAGAGGAGCATCGCAATGACGTCCTCCTCCTGCAGGTGGGCGGATCCCCTCCTTCATCCCTCGGCGAGCACTTATTGAGCGCCTGCTGTATGCTATGTCCCAGTAGGCGCTGGGACAAAGCCCGGTGGGGAGACAGCCGTTCAGACTGTTGCCCCACAAACCCCCCCGCCCCCTGGCCTTCGCCCTGGTGATGACCCCACCCGACATCCTCACCTGGACCTCCCCGTCGGGAGGCCTCCCCGCTCCTGCCCCGAATCACGGTCACTGTCGAGGTCTCCCTGGGCCGCACTGTCAtcctcttcctcccagcccctcccaccccaaaaGGGCAGCTCCCCGAGGGCAAAGGTGGGGTCCCCGGGGCTCAGCCCAAGAACCGAGCCCTGGTGAGGTTGGGAGGGTCAATCAGGGCAGGCTCCCTGGGGGAGGTGATGCCGAGGGTTTAGTGAgatggggctgggtggagggaacagcatgtgcaaaggcccggaGGTGGCGCTCCGGGGTTGACTCGGGAGGGGACAGCGGTGGGGCCCGGGGACGGGGTCTCAATGCCCGCCTGCCCGCGCTCTGCCGCAGCTGGACCGCCCGGCCACCCTCAACGACCAGGTCGCGGTGGCCCAGCTCCCCGAACAGAACCAGGAGGTGCCCCAAGACACCCGCTGCCTGGCCATGGGTTGGGGCCGCCTGGGCACGCGGGAGCCGCTGCCCCGGGTCCTGCAGGAGCTCAACGTGACCGTGGTCGCCTTCCTGTGCCGACCACACAACCTGTGCACCTTCGTTCCCCGCCGCAGAGCCGGCATCTGCTTCGTACGTGTTTCCCGCTCCGTGGGGGGACGGCTGGGGGGCCGCCCCAGAGCTGAGGGGACGggaggcgggcgggcggcgggggctcGAATCCCATGTCCTCCCGCTGGGCAGCAGCAGGCCGTGCTTTGGTCTCTCCATCTGGACGGTGGGCTCACCCTCTGTGAGGGCTCAGGTGCGGGGAACGGCCTCGGCGCCCACGGGCGCTCCCGTCGTATGCGGCGGCCTCAGGGGTCTGTCTCAGGAACCCTGGGGAATCTGGACCAGAGTCAGGGGTCCAGGTATACAGCAGGAGGCCCATAGATGCACGCTCCCCTCCCGTCCACGTGTCTTAAAGAAAATTTGGTGCCAGAGACATTTCACCCTAAATGGTGGGAGGCCACTGTCCCCGGGCCCGATTCCCCGACGTGGCCACGTCCGCCCGGCCTGCGTGACGGACAGGCCTGTCCCCACTCTTCCCAGGGAGACTCGGGCGGCCCCTTGATCTGCAACGGCGTCCTCCAGGGCGTGGACTCGTTTGTGATCCGCGCGTGCGCCACCACTCACCACCCCGACTTCTTCGCCCGCGTCTCCCTCTACGTGGACTGGATCCGCTCCGTGCTGGCGGGCGCGGAGGGCATGGCGCCCCAACGGAGGCATCAGATGGAGGCCGAGGTCTCAGAAACCTGAACCTCCAGACCCCCCCCCACCTCGGCCGCTCCCCACCCCGCACAGGGCTCGCAGGAGCCGCCCGGTGACATCAATAAAAGTCGAAACTCCCTCTCTGCGTCTGCTTTGTCCTTCCCAGGGGTGTGGGGGGACCGCGGCCGAGGGTCCCCAGCATCCAGGTGCCCGAGCCCCAGACCCGGGATGGGGGATTGGAGGCCTGGAGGCGAGGGGGACCCAGGACACAGTGCATCCCGCCTCTCGGATCCCCACAGATGTGGGTTCTAATCCAGCCCCTCCAGTGTGACTCTGGGCAGGTTGCTgcccatctctgtgcctcagtttcctcgtctggaaAGTGGAGTCATCTCAGATTTCCCAGAACTGCCCATGGAGCCGCACCCTGTCCTCAGGGCTGGGGGCGTCGTGCTGGCTCTGGGTTTCTGGGCGGCTTGAGGACCAGGCTGTCGTGACGTGGAGTGTCCAGGGCCCCTGGGGCTCCTGATCCCATCACGGGGAGGCAGAAGGGCCATTGGGGAGGCTTCCCGGAGACGGTGGCAATGCATGAACGGGAACATAAGGAGAAGGGCCCCCGGCAGAGCAGGGCTGTGCAAAGGCCGTGCGTCAGGACAAGCTCGGGGGCGTGCGGTGTGGCTGGGATGGAGTGCGGCAAGGGGAATGGGGGAGGAGGGCAAGTCGGGGAGGTGGTGAGCCGGAGCCCAAAGGGCCACGGAAAGGAACTGGGGTGGGTCTCCAGGTGAGCCTGGGAAGAGGCAGAGGTCACCGGTCAGCCGTGAGAGGGCGAGTGGCCCCAGGGATGAGGCAGTCGAGGCTGAGAGAGAGGCGCCACCCCGCCCACGGGGCACACCGGGGTCGCAGGCAgctctttccttattgatctaCTCTGCCGCCACCTGGTGGCAGCGTACGAACCCATGCAAACGCGAGAACTCCTGGCCTGCCCGCTCGTCGGCTCTTTCCGGCCTCGGCTGACCAGCCCCGGGGAGTGTTGGGCGCTGCTGGGAACCCCCTGCGTTTCCCACGGCCGGGAAGTGGCTTCTGTGAAAAGCCCAGAGGGACATTTTGGTGCCCAGCCTTGGGGGTCAAAGGGCTTTGCCGGAGGGAACGTCGAGGGAGCCCAGCGATGGGAACGGAAAGACCCAGAACCCAGCCCTGGGCGCGTCCTGTGGGGTCACGCGTGGGAACGATGGTCACACGAACGGCCTGGGCCCTGGAGATCAGCCCCAGCGGGGAGCCGAGGACGGGCTCCCGGGAAGAATCAACAGGGTGTTCAGGACGCTTCTCGGAGCTCAGGGAGTAACGGTCCCCGGGGGGGTGGGGTTCTGTCGCGGGGGCCACGCAGCTTAGCGGGGTCACTCCCAACAGCTTGGGGTCCCCCAGCCCGTCCCCAGGTCTCCCCGGGCAACACCCCCCCGTCCTGGGTTCACGGTCAACGCGCCCTCGTCCGAGGACTCGCAGCTCCCATTCCTGAATCCTCGAGACAATCCTGAGAGACAGAGCCGGTTGTCACAACGTCCACTTACAGACGggaaaaccgaggcacagaggggttaagtcAGGGGCCCCAAGGGAGGCAGGGGGCGAGTGGCCACTCCAGGATGTGAACCCGGAGTTGACACGTGGGAGCGTGGTATACAGGCGGTGCTCCATAAACGCAGCTTTGCTTAAATCTGGTCTCCCTGGCTGAGCCGCATCCCCCAAAGACAGGGCCTCCCCCATTCTCCCAACACCCCCTGGGGCCCGAGACAGGGCTGCGTATGCAACAGGCGCTCACTATGTGCTCGGTGATAACTGTAATGTGATGGCAGGGACCCCACCAGGAGGCCTGGTTGCCTTGCGTCTGACCAGGGGAGGGATGAGCAGCAGACACCGGGCGCCTGCTGTGCGCCCGGCCATCCTCACTGGGAAGAAGTGGGGTTCGCATGCCCATGGCCACACACGGAGGGGCCCCGGGACCCACAGGACTCTGGCCCCACCCGCCTGTTCCCGCACAGGGAGCCGTTGGGCCCCCCGGACCTGCTCGGAGCCGGGGGACGTTGCCTCTTGCGACAGCCTTGGCTCCAGCCGTTGCCACTGGAGTGTCGGgggaggcggggggcggggctgCGGGGTGGAGGGTGGCCGGGGTCCCCGTCCCGTTCCCAGTGCCACACACGGTCCAGCCTCCAGGCCAGGCGCGTCCTTTCTCCAGCATGTCCCGCCCCAGGCGTGCGTCGGGCGGAGCGGGAAGGGTCCAGCGAGgctggcggggggtgggggtctTTTCCCAGAACCTCCGCTGGTGACCGGGCTGCGGGCGGGGAGTGAGTCACCGTCATGAGCAGCAGCCACAGGGAGGCCGGAAGGCCGAGCCCTGAGAGGGGgacctggggctcagggaggagcCCGTCCAGCTGTGGTTTCGGGGCCTGGGCTTGAACCCCGGCCCTCCCACGGCATCACTGACTCATGGGTCCtgccgtgcctcagtttccccatctcagcAGAGGCCCCGCAGCCCCTGTCGTTGCCCCTGGGGAACATGAGGATGGTGCTGGGTGCACCACTGTTGTGGTTATTACTGTGCcctgggtaaactgaggcacgcGGGGGGCCAGCCGACGTCCTCTGGGCCCAGGGTGGCGGGATTTAGCAAAACTATGGGCACCGGCGGACTCGGCCCGTCAGGGGCTCG
This window harbors:
- the AZU1 gene encoding azurocidin; this encodes MPALRFLALLAGLLATAGVGSAARADIVGGRKARRGQLPFLASVQDQGRHVCGGALIHARFVLTAASCFRNRNPGISAVVLGAYDLRRPESTRQTFSVRSISENGYDPQQNLNDLLLLELDREANLTSGLALVPLPAQNATVEAGTRCQVAGWGATRNGGRLSRFPRVLNVTVMPPDQCRPNSVCTGVLTRRGGICQGDGGGPLVCDGVAHGVASFSLGRCGRGPDFFTRVALFRDWIDSVLNSTAAERWPEGPPAEPVGSL
- the PRTN3 gene encoding myeloblastin isoform X1: MTCSRRPSGPALAPILLAALLGGAARAAEIVGGRAAEPHSRPYMVSLQRRGFPGGHFCGGTLIHPRFVLTAAHCLRDMNPLLVSVVLGVHDLQASEPTQQRFSIARLFENNYDPEEHRNDVLLLQLDRPATLNDQVAVAQLPEQNQEVPQDTRCLAMGWGRLGTREPLPRVLQELNVTVVAFLCRPHNLCTFVPRRRAGICFVRVSRSVGGRLGGRPRAEGTGGGRAAGARIPCPPAGQQQAVLWSLHLDGGLTLCEGSGAGNGLGAHGRSRRMRRPQGSVSGTLGNLDQSQGSRYTAGGP
- the PRTN3 gene encoding myeloblastin isoform X2, translated to MTCSRRPSGPALAPILLAALLGGAARAAEIVGGRAAEPHSRPYMVSLQRRGFPGGHFCGGTLIHPRFVLTAAHCLRDMNPLLVSVVLGVHDLQASEPTQQRFSIARLFENNYDPEEHRNDVLLLQLDRPATLNDQVAVAQLPEQNQEVPQDTRCLAMGWGRLGTREPLPRVLQELNVTVVAFLCRPHNLCTFVPRRRAGICFGDSGGPLICNGVLQGVDSFVIRACATTHHPDFFARVSLYVDWIRSVLAGAEGMAPQRRHQMEAEVSET